From a region of the Acidimicrobiales bacterium genome:
- the galK gene encoding galactokinase — protein sequence MSGQLTRVFAPGRVNLIGDHTDYMGGLVLPMAIDRGVTIVATGGGAKVDLGSDQEVERAVFELPVEDPAAVEPAWARHIAGVAAEMRSAVGMVGEMTSNLPVAGLSSSAAVQVAAGLALGFEGPALELAELCQRAEHRATGVPCGIMDQLSIAAGVEGHALMIDCRSLEVVPHRVPDDVQVVIVHSGQHRELVNSEYAIRRSQCEAAEAQIGALRDATPEDTEALEDPVLRARARHVVTENARVVGFVQALQAGDYVEAGNLMVESHRSLGVDFEVSTPILDRLVADLTAVDGVYGARLTGAGFGGAVVALARPGALDRGFVAVPSSGARRL from the coding sequence ATGTCCGGACAGCTGACGAGAGTCTTCGCCCCCGGCCGGGTGAACCTGATCGGTGATCACACCGACTACATGGGCGGGTTGGTGCTGCCCATGGCCATCGACCGAGGAGTCACGATCGTGGCCACAGGTGGCGGTGCGAAGGTGGACCTCGGATCGGATCAAGAGGTCGAACGTGCCGTGTTCGAGCTGCCGGTTGAAGACCCAGCGGCTGTCGAGCCTGCCTGGGCGCGCCACATAGCCGGGGTTGCTGCCGAGATGAGATCTGCCGTGGGCATGGTGGGCGAGATGACCTCGAATCTGCCGGTCGCGGGGCTGTCGTCGAGCGCAGCCGTCCAGGTTGCCGCAGGGCTGGCGTTGGGGTTCGAGGGACCGGCGCTCGAGCTCGCCGAGCTGTGCCAGCGGGCCGAACACCGGGCCACCGGTGTGCCGTGCGGGATCATGGACCAACTCTCGATCGCCGCCGGTGTCGAGGGCCACGCCTTGATGATCGACTGCCGTTCGCTGGAGGTGGTTCCCCATCGGGTACCCGACGACGTGCAGGTGGTCATCGTGCACTCGGGCCAGCATCGAGAGCTGGTGAACTCCGAGTACGCGATCAGGCGCAGCCAATGCGAGGCCGCCGAGGCCCAGATAGGCGCACTGCGCGATGCGACCCCGGAAGACACCGAGGCGCTCGAGGACCCCGTGCTGAGGGCGCGCGCCAGGCACGTCGTCACCGAGAACGCCAGGGTTGTCGGGTTCGTTCAGGCTCTGCAGGCGGGCGACTACGTCGAGGCGGGGAACCTGATGGTCGAATCGCACCGCAGCCTGGGCGTCGACTTCGAGGTGTCGACGCCGATACTCGATCGCCTGGTCGCCGACCTCACGGCCGTCGATGGTGTTTATGGGGCCAGGCTGACCGGCGCCGGGTTTGGCGGCGCAGTGGTGGCGCTTGCCCGCCCAGGTGCGCTCGACCGCGGCTTCGTCGCGGTGCCCAGCAGCGGAGCACGCCGGCTCTGA
- a CDS encoding HNH endonuclease signature motif containing protein: MLCRAQINGWYQRASRELLDLAYDVEYATPTQKLALAIRDSTCRWRHCNTEATHCEAHHLHHREHGGTTNLDNLALLCPHHHDRLHAMNARLVMGHTPDQWQLQDAHGTIIEQWTKPPPRKQKPRAKPPNPAA, from the coding sequence ATGCTGTGCAGGGCCCAGATCAACGGCTGGTACCAACGAGCCAGCCGAGAACTCCTGGATCTGGCGTACGACGTCGAGTACGCCACGCCAACACAGAAACTGGCCCTGGCCATCCGCGACAGCACATGCCGGTGGCGGCACTGCAACACCGAAGCCACACACTGCGAAGCCCACCACCTACACCACCGCGAACACGGCGGAACCACCAACCTCGACAACCTCGCGCTGCTATGCCCACATCATCACGACCGGCTCCACGCCATGAACGCACGGCTCGTCATGGGCCACACACCGGACCAGTGGCAACTCCAAGACGCCCACGGCACCATCATCGAACAATGGACCAAACCACCACCACGAAAACAGAAACCGAGGGCCAAACCACCAAACCCGGCGGCCTGA
- a CDS encoding putative PEP-binding protein has protein sequence MSEELASRIAHHVRAASEAADGLAVAAALNAIEPDELAVFLHRQLEIGDSPDRIGDGLPASPGGASGRIVLSAAAALEASDRGEDVILVRPETTPDDVLGMQASRGILTARGGLVSHAAVVARGWGIPAVVGASTMTVDVDSVTIGTTVLSAGDHITIDGSTGAIYRGALATSGAQAPPELDTLLRWADDVGRGHVQVRVNADTKGDASYGRKLGAQGIGLCRTEHMFLAADRLPIMRRFILAHDPESERLALAELEAAQTTDFESVLEAMDGLPVTVRLLDPPLHEFLPDLLDLTAAEARGELDAGGLAELAAVRRLHETNPMIGTRGVRLGMVRPGVYEMQVRALCKAAANLFERGNKPNVEIMIPLVVDAEELRIARSWVDGVLTQIGHPELAAGVVTVGAMIETPRAAITAGALAQHADFFSFGTNDLTQMTYAFSRDDVESKLLPTYQAQGILHSNPFAVLDQEGVGEILRHACREARHHRPSIKLGICGEHAGHPASADFLVRLGVDSASCSPFRVPIARLAVAQALLECGRVHIDDVEFGFEATADAGAGNADGEADTAAVAARPPAPALEVDEALVLHVLKIRGFATEDGLRASLGTVPSEILGGLTQAGHVNFMEARGMYMLMPAGRERHAEVLAGLQAQSGGLAEPYEQFLELNDRFKQLCSDWQMRNGEPNDHTDAAYDKARVDDLIDLDRRAEPVLDTMAAVVARLGRYRSRLRTAAEAVAAGQTKQFTGVMCESYHDVWMELHEDLILIQGIDRTAEGSF, from the coding sequence TTGAGCGAAGAACTGGCCAGCCGAATCGCCCACCACGTTCGTGCCGCATCCGAAGCCGCAGACGGGCTCGCAGTCGCCGCCGCACTCAATGCGATCGAGCCAGACGAACTCGCTGTGTTCTTGCACCGCCAGCTCGAAATCGGCGATTCGCCCGACCGCATCGGCGACGGCCTGCCGGCCTCGCCCGGAGGTGCCAGTGGGCGCATCGTGCTGTCGGCCGCTGCTGCCCTAGAAGCATCCGACCGCGGCGAGGACGTCATCTTGGTGCGGCCCGAGACCACCCCAGACGACGTGCTGGGCATGCAGGCTTCTCGCGGCATCCTCACGGCCCGCGGCGGTCTGGTCAGCCATGCGGCGGTAGTTGCCCGCGGCTGGGGCATTCCCGCCGTGGTCGGCGCGTCGACCATGACCGTCGACGTCGACAGCGTGACCATCGGCACCACCGTGTTGTCGGCCGGTGATCACATCACCATCGACGGCTCGACCGGTGCCATATACCGGGGCGCACTGGCCACCTCCGGGGCGCAAGCTCCGCCCGAGCTCGACACCCTGCTGCGCTGGGCCGACGACGTCGGCCGCGGTCACGTGCAGGTGCGCGTAAACGCCGACACGAAGGGCGATGCCAGCTATGGGCGCAAGCTCGGCGCCCAGGGAATCGGATTGTGCCGAACCGAGCACATGTTCCTGGCGGCCGACCGACTTCCGATCATGCGCCGGTTCATCCTGGCCCACGACCCCGAATCCGAGCGGCTGGCGCTGGCAGAGCTCGAGGCCGCCCAGACCACCGATTTCGAGAGCGTGCTCGAGGCCATGGACGGCCTGCCCGTGACCGTGCGCCTGCTCGACCCTCCCCTGCACGAGTTCCTGCCCGATCTGCTCGACCTGACCGCCGCCGAGGCCAGGGGCGAGCTCGATGCCGGTGGACTCGCCGAGTTGGCAGCCGTGCGCCGCCTACACGAAACCAACCCCATGATCGGCACCCGCGGAGTCCGTCTGGGCATGGTGAGGCCCGGCGTCTACGAGATGCAGGTACGTGCCCTGTGCAAGGCGGCGGCGAACCTGTTCGAGCGGGGCAACAAACCCAACGTCGAGATCATGATCCCCTTGGTGGTCGATGCAGAGGAGCTGCGAATCGCCCGCTCGTGGGTCGACGGTGTACTGACCCAGATCGGCCACCCCGAACTGGCCGCAGGCGTAGTGACCGTCGGCGCCATGATCGAAACGCCGCGGGCGGCCATCACAGCCGGAGCCCTGGCCCAGCACGCCGACTTCTTCTCGTTCGGCACCAACGACCTGACTCAGATGACCTACGCCTTCAGCCGCGACGACGTCGAGTCGAAGCTGCTGCCCACCTACCAGGCCCAGGGAATCTTGCACTCGAACCCCTTCGCTGTGCTCGACCAGGAGGGCGTGGGCGAGATTCTCCGACACGCCTGTCGAGAAGCCCGCCACCATCGACCCTCGATCAAGTTGGGTATCTGCGGTGAACATGCCGGCCATCCTGCGTCGGCAGATTTCTTGGTGCGCCTGGGAGTCGACTCGGCCAGCTGCTCGCCGTTTCGCGTCCCCATCGCTCGCCTTGCGGTGGCGCAAGCCCTGCTCGAGTGCGGGCGAGTTCACATAGACGATGTCGAGTTCGGCTTCGAAGCCACCGCCGACGCAGGCGCTGGCAACGCCGATGGCGAGGCCGATACAGCTGCGGTCGCTGCTCGGCCACCGGCGCCGGCCCTCGAGGTCGACGAGGCCCTGGTGTTGCACGTGCTGAAGATCAGGGGTTTCGCGACCGAAGACGGACTGCGGGCCAGCCTCGGCACGGTGCCCAGCGAGATCCTCGGCGGTCTGACCCAAGCAGGTCACGTCAACTTCATGGAAGCGCGCGGCATGTACATGCTTATGCCAGCAGGCCGCGAGCGCCATGCCGAGGTCTTGGCTGGGTTGCAGGCGCAGTCGGGCGGTCTCGCCGAACCCTACGAACAGTTCCTCGAGCTGAACGACAGGTTCAAACAGCTTTGCAGCGACTGGCAGATGCGCAACGGCGAGCCCAACGACCACACCGACGCCGCTTATGACAAGGCCAGGGTCGACGATCTGATCGACTTGGACCGCCGTGCCGAACCCGTACTGGACACGATGGCCGCAGTGGTGGCTCGGCTCGGTCGTTACCGGTCACGGTTGCGCACTGCGGCCGAGGCCGTCGCCGCAGGTCAGACCAAGCAGTTCACCGGCGTCATGTGCGAGTCGTATCACGATGTCTGGATGGAGTTGCACGAAGACCTGATCCTGATCCAGGGCATCGACCGGACCGCAGAGGGCAGTTTCTAG
- a CDS encoding PadR family transcriptional regulator, translating into MVGEGHKRGPHGGRRRMRRGALAESALVLLAQRDMHGYELISEIEERTQGRWRPSAGTVYPALARLEEKGLVVGTDSPDGKRQYSLTEAGRERVSNRDPDAPAPWDEFGEMRVGGDLRSAVAEIAGQARQIGRFGTEDQRKAAVEVLDKAKAELYRILAG; encoded by the coding sequence ATGGTCGGCGAAGGGCACAAGAGGGGACCTCACGGCGGCAGGCGTCGCATGCGCCGAGGTGCCCTGGCCGAGAGCGCTTTGGTGTTGCTGGCCCAGCGAGACATGCACGGCTACGAGCTGATCTCCGAGATCGAGGAACGCACGCAGGGTCGGTGGCGGCCCAGCGCCGGCACGGTGTATCCGGCGTTGGCTCGTCTGGAGGAAAAGGGGTTGGTGGTCGGCACAGACTCGCCGGACGGCAAGCGCCAGTACTCGCTGACCGAGGCCGGCCGCGAGCGTGTGTCCAACCGCGACCCCGACGCTCCGGCGCCATGGGACGAGTTCGGCGAGATGAGGGTAGGCGGCGACCTCAGGAGTGCCGTTGCCGAGATCGCCGGCCAAGCCAGGCAGATCGGACGCTTTGGCACCGAAGACCAGCGCAAGGCTGCAGTGGAAGTGCTGGACAAGGCCAAGGCCGAGCTCTACCGGATACTGGCTGGCTGA
- a CDS encoding GNAT family N-acetyltransferase, with translation MGAIVDRMELRELPLFAGVEAAQIGPIEQRLTPARVPAGDALMSTDDPADFFAIVLGGRARVEVEAGDTRREVATLQRGDIVGELGLLTGRRSSTVVAETDLDVLTGDADAFEAMLANRELHERIQDLVSRRFAQNLRPVQAQLKDGTSVWLRPLLPTDREMHHKAVREASAQTLLLRFFTPAQPSEKVLDYLVDIDFVDHFAWVCVNADGTGVGIVRYIRDKDDHDEAEIAFATDEAWRGRGVGTLMVGAIAVAAKSAGIDTITGIFLAENRGSRALFRKAGATFGRAEPGVVSARAGVDDAIAVLAADIASALQSAVEDIVTAGDLALSDAGTPG, from the coding sequence GTGGGTGCAATAGTTGACCGCATGGAGCTTCGAGAGCTTCCGCTGTTCGCTGGTGTCGAGGCCGCTCAGATAGGGCCGATCGAACAACGGCTCACACCAGCGCGGGTACCGGCCGGCGACGCCTTGATGTCGACCGACGACCCCGCAGACTTCTTCGCGATCGTCTTGGGGGGTCGAGCTCGAGTCGAGGTAGAGGCTGGTGACACCCGACGTGAGGTCGCAACCCTGCAGCGTGGCGACATTGTCGGCGAGCTCGGGCTGCTGACCGGCCGCCGATCTTCAACCGTTGTCGCCGAGACCGACCTCGACGTTCTGACCGGAGACGCCGACGCCTTCGAGGCGATGCTGGCCAACCGCGAACTGCACGAGCGGATTCAGGACCTGGTCAGCAGGCGCTTCGCACAGAACCTTCGCCCAGTTCAGGCCCAGCTCAAGGACGGAACATCGGTGTGGCTGCGGCCGCTGTTGCCGACCGACCGAGAGATGCACCACAAGGCCGTTCGCGAAGCTTCTGCGCAGACTCTGCTGCTGAGGTTCTTCACCCCGGCCCAACCCAGCGAAAAGGTCCTCGACTATCTGGTCGACATCGACTTCGTCGATCACTTCGCGTGGGTTTGCGTCAACGCCGACGGCACCGGCGTTGGCATCGTCCGCTACATACGAGACAAGGACGACCACGACGAGGCCGAAATCGCGTTTGCCACCGACGAGGCCTGGCGCGGACGCGGCGTGGGCACCTTGATGGTCGGCGCCATCGCGGTGGCGGCCAAGTCGGCGGGCATCGACACGATCACCGGAATCTTCCTGGCCGAGAATCGTGGATCGCGGGCGCTGTTCCGCAAGGCCGGAGCGACCTTCGGACGTGCCGAGCCCGGGGTGGTGTCGGCCCGCGCCGGTGTCGACGACGCAATCGCAGTGCTGGCAGCCGACATCGCTTCGGCTCTGCAATCGGCGGTCGAAGACATCGTGACCGCCGGCGACTTGGCACTGAGCGACGCTGGAACGCCCGGTTAG
- a CDS encoding serine hydrolase: MDITTFDTATHEELGLMVGFPPPPDKRVDRSNGLWMAPHNRWAYQHMRRLLPSAGWPASDDIVRLKRRIDPHLDRIDVTREDGTKADFETFLRETFTDSLVVVQGGDVVFERYMNSMKPTTPHQMMSCTKSFVGLFAQMAIGRGQVGESDRVGDLVSELGAPSMGAFSEATFGQVLDMTNSMAFNEDYVDPAADIHTYVSVVGLGPAVDGGAPTVYDYLTTLAPDPQVGHGEVFHYQTPKTDAASWVTCRVTGRSLLDDLHQLWSAIGADGEAYMLLDSAGMPVAGGGLNATAEDLARFGWMMANDGEIGGRSVVEPRIIDTLLAGGSTEAFLAGPDAVGCFGTGEWSYRSKWWVRHTPGREAICAIGVNGQWIYCDPARRMAIVKQSSQPLAADPVFYDYEMNAFDAIADAVA; the protein is encoded by the coding sequence ATGGACATCACCACATTCGACACGGCAACACACGAAGAGCTGGGCCTGATGGTGGGCTTTCCACCCCCGCCCGACAAACGCGTCGACCGGTCCAACGGGTTGTGGATGGCGCCACACAACCGCTGGGCGTATCAGCACATGCGGCGGCTGCTGCCTTCGGCGGGTTGGCCCGCGTCGGACGACATTGTTCGTCTGAAGCGTCGCATCGATCCGCACCTCGACAGGATCGACGTGACCCGTGAAGACGGCACCAAGGCTGACTTCGAGACGTTCTTGCGCGAGACGTTCACCGACAGCCTCGTTGTGGTGCAAGGCGGCGATGTGGTGTTCGAGCGCTACATGAACTCGATGAAGCCGACGACACCGCACCAGATGATGTCGTGCACCAAGAGCTTCGTGGGGCTCTTCGCCCAGATGGCGATCGGGCGCGGCCAGGTGGGCGAATCCGACCGTGTCGGAGATCTGGTCAGCGAGCTGGGCGCGCCGTCGATGGGTGCGTTCTCCGAAGCGACGTTCGGTCAAGTGCTCGACATGACCAATTCGATGGCGTTCAACGAGGACTACGTCGACCCGGCAGCCGACATTCACACCTACGTATCGGTGGTTGGGTTGGGTCCCGCCGTCGACGGTGGCGCTCCGACGGTCTATGACTATCTGACAACCTTGGCGCCCGATCCGCAGGTGGGCCACGGCGAGGTGTTCCACTATCAGACACCAAAGACCGATGCTGCCAGCTGGGTCACCTGTCGCGTCACCGGTCGTTCTCTGCTGGACGACCTGCATCAACTGTGGAGCGCGATCGGGGCCGATGGTGAGGCGTACATGCTGCTCGACAGCGCCGGCATGCCCGTTGCCGGTGGAGGCCTCAACGCAACCGCCGAAGATCTGGCCCGGTTCGGCTGGATGATGGCCAACGATGGCGAGATAGGCGGCCGTTCGGTTGTGGAGCCGCGAATCATCGACACGCTGCTGGCGGGCGGCTCGACCGAGGCGTTCCTTGCCGGCCCCGACGCCGTGGGATGTTTCGGCACGGGCGAATGGAGCTATCGGTCCAAGTGGTGGGTCCGCCACACCCCTGGGCGTGAGGCGATCTGCGCCATCGGCGTGAACGGTCAGTGGATCTACTGCGACCCGGCCCGGCGAATGGCCATCGTCAAGCAGAGCTCGCAACCCCTTGCCGCAGATCCGGTCTTCTACGACTACGAGATGAACGCCTTCGACGCCATCGCCGACGCTGTTGCCTGA
- a CDS encoding CaiB/BaiF CoA-transferase family protein yields the protein MQQVSPTVPAPLEGVKIVDMGQVLATPFGTYLMGLLGAEVIKIESASGEFMRRSTRLAFATQNAGKRPIVVNMREPGAAEVVLRLIEQADVFVEGFAPGTADAMGLSWETVSARNPNIVYGSLSAFGDVGPYGGRPGFDHVVQAMSGIMYSTGFADHPPIKVGSPYLDYGGGLLLAFGLLAGVLEQRRTGTGVHVDVTMLDAGLLFNASGLVRTAETKTSPPRTGNDAFSGAVASGAFETTDGLLMVAANKARHLVDLMTLLDLPDFADPGLTEPDADPAMVAAAKAAMAQRFSQKSAAEWEELLNARAIPAGRVRDLAEVVAEGHAVARGLLQPVVDPQDPAARPLLPAAGVKLNGVMPGPTVMPPGIGGETDAVLSEHGFGPDEIDALRSAGVIF from the coding sequence ATGCAGCAGGTCAGCCCAACCGTCCCGGCCCCACTCGAGGGTGTGAAGATCGTCGACATGGGCCAGGTGCTCGCCACCCCATTCGGTACCTACCTGATGGGACTACTCGGCGCCGAGGTCATCAAGATCGAATCGGCCAGCGGTGAGTTCATGAGACGCTCGACGCGTCTGGCATTCGCAACACAGAACGCAGGCAAGCGCCCCATCGTCGTGAACATGCGCGAACCCGGCGCCGCAGAGGTGGTGTTGCGGCTGATCGAGCAGGCCGACGTCTTCGTCGAGGGGTTCGCGCCGGGCACCGCCGACGCCATGGGCCTGTCGTGGGAGACCGTATCGGCTCGCAATCCCAACATCGTCTATGGCTCGCTCAGCGCCTTTGGCGACGTCGGGCCGTACGGCGGTCGCCCCGGGTTCGACCACGTCGTGCAGGCGATGAGCGGCATCATGTACTCGACCGGCTTCGCCGACCATCCGCCCATCAAGGTCGGATCGCCATACCTCGATTATGGAGGTGGGCTGCTGCTGGCCTTCGGGCTGCTGGCCGGTGTGCTCGAACAACGCCGCACGGGCACTGGTGTTCACGTCGACGTGACCATGCTCGACGCAGGCCTGCTGTTCAATGCCAGCGGGCTGGTACGCACCGCCGAGACCAAGACCAGCCCGCCGCGCACCGGCAACGACGCCTTCAGCGGCGCGGTGGCTTCGGGGGCCTTCGAGACCACCGACGGTTTGTTGATGGTGGCTGCGAACAAGGCGCGCCACCTGGTCGACCTGATGACCCTTCTGGACCTTCCCGATTTCGCCGACCCCGGCTTGACAGAGCCGGACGCAGACCCGGCGATGGTGGCGGCAGCCAAGGCGGCGATGGCTCAGCGCTTCTCCCAAAAGAGCGCGGCCGAGTGGGAGGAACTGCTGAACGCACGGGCCATCCCGGCCGGGAGGGTCCGCGACCTCGCCGAGGTGGTGGCCGAGGGTCACGCGGTGGCGCGGGGTCTGTTGCAGCCCGTTGTTGACCCACAAGATCCCGCAGCCAGGCCGTTGTTGCCCGCCGCCGGAGTGAAGCTGAACGGTGTCATGCCCGGCCCCACCGTGATGCCGCCGGGGATCGGCGGCGAGACCGACGCGGTCTTGTCCGAGCACGGTTTTGGCCCAGACGAGATCGACGCGTTGCGCTCGGCCGGGGTCATCTTCTGA
- a CDS encoding enoyl-CoA hydratase/isomerase family protein gives MADHQVLIAENVGFGVEVLSLNRPDKRNALSSTLRQALVDRLDALSVDEDVKAVVITGAGDHFCAGFDLDELMSSDAPDAVLAHADRYHAAVHEFPKPLIAAIEGVAVAGGMDLAVMCDLRVGTTQVRMGQPQVKFGVPAAYDLLCTVMRMSAARDLCLTGRIIESDEVVSHGLLDRVVPPGEALTVAVQLAREIAGVAGAEPMKRVFVDHQPALFGS, from the coding sequence ATGGCCGACCATCAGGTCCTCATCGCGGAGAACGTAGGTTTCGGCGTCGAGGTCCTCAGCCTCAACCGACCCGACAAACGCAACGCGCTCAGCTCGACTCTGCGCCAAGCGTTGGTCGATCGGCTCGACGCCTTGTCGGTCGACGAAGACGTGAAAGCCGTGGTGATCACCGGCGCGGGCGACCACTTCTGTGCGGGCTTCGACCTGGACGAGTTGATGTCGTCCGACGCCCCAGACGCTGTCTTGGCCCACGCCGACCGATATCACGCTGCGGTACACGAGTTCCCCAAACCGCTGATAGCGGCCATCGAGGGTGTGGCCGTGGCCGGCGGCATGGACCTCGCCGTCATGTGCGACTTGCGCGTTGGCACCACGCAGGTGCGCATGGGTCAACCACAGGTCAAGTTCGGGGTTCCGGCCGCTTATGACCTGCTGTGCACGGTGATGCGCATGTCCGCAGCACGCGATCTGTGTTTGACCGGGCGCATCATCGAGTCAGACGAGGTGGTCTCGCATGGCCTGCTCGACAGGGTCGTGCCGCCTGGCGAAGCCCTGACCGTCGCCGTACAGCTGGCCCGCGAAATCGCCGGCGTCGCTGGTGCCGAGCCCATGAAGAGGGTTTTTGTCGATCATCAGCCGGCTCTGTTCGGGAGCTGA
- a CDS encoding MBL fold metallo-hydrolase: MSAPMLTFVGGAGTVTGSKALVEIGNSRILVDCGLYQGRKELREKNWEPFPAEPASLDAVVLTHAHVDHCGYVPRLAREGFSGPVLCTQGTEMLARIVLPDSGRLHEEEAEYANRVGYSKHAPALPLYTEQDAVDCLRQFRSVPYDHSVALVPGVRATWRHAGHILGAASLRIELEDHETSVVFSGDLGRSTHPLLLPPHPIGRANFVVVESTYGDEEHADVDPEDVLAEVISEAARRGGVVVVPAFAVDRTEVVLWHIDRLVAQGRIPELPVYVDSPMASRALDVYRRAVAEGSEEIRPAIAGSSLFSAIDVRETRTTDESKALNSLRGPMIIVSASGMATGGRVIHHLANRIGDDRNAVLLVGFQAPGTRGEALVQGASKIKMFGRYFGVRAQVASVDLSAHADRSELLDWLGTAAGTPQMVFVNHGEPAASQALADAIETTLELDAVVARTGERIRID; the protein is encoded by the coding sequence ATGAGTGCACCGATGTTGACCTTCGTCGGTGGGGCCGGGACGGTTACTGGCTCCAAGGCCCTCGTCGAGATCGGCAATAGCCGAATCCTGGTCGATTGTGGCCTCTACCAAGGACGCAAGGAGCTGCGGGAGAAGAACTGGGAGCCTTTCCCTGCCGAACCCGCGAGCCTCGACGCCGTCGTGTTGACCCACGCCCATGTCGACCACTGCGGATATGTTCCACGCCTGGCCAGAGAGGGGTTCTCGGGCCCCGTTCTGTGCACACAAGGCACCGAGATGCTGGCACGAATCGTGCTGCCCGACAGCGGGCGCCTGCATGAAGAGGAAGCCGAATACGCCAACCGGGTCGGCTACTCGAAACACGCTCCGGCGCTGCCGCTGTACACCGAACAAGACGCTGTCGACTGCCTGCGGCAGTTTCGGTCGGTTCCCTACGATCATTCCGTGGCGCTAGTGCCGGGCGTCAGGGCCACGTGGCGTCACGCTGGGCACATTCTGGGTGCAGCAAGCCTGCGCATCGAGCTCGAGGATCATGAGACGTCGGTGGTGTTCAGCGGAGATCTCGGCCGCTCGACCCACCCATTGTTGTTGCCGCCTCACCCGATTGGCCGCGCCAACTTCGTCGTGGTCGAGTCGACCTATGGCGACGAGGAGCACGCCGATGTCGACCCCGAAGACGTTCTGGCCGAGGTGATATCCGAGGCGGCGCGTCGTGGTGGTGTGGTTGTGGTTCCGGCCTTCGCCGTCGACCGAACCGAGGTCGTCCTGTGGCACATCGATCGGCTGGTGGCCCAGGGCCGCATCCCCGAGCTGCCCGTCTATGTCGACAGTCCGATGGCGTCTCGGGCGTTGGACGTGTACCGGCGCGCGGTCGCAGAAGGATCGGAAGAGATCCGGCCTGCCATCGCCGGCTCCTCGCTGTTCTCGGCAATCGACGTCAGGGAAACCCGCACCACCGACGAGTCCAAGGCGCTCAACTCCCTGCGAGGCCCGATGATCATCGTGTCGGCCTCTGGCATGGCGACGGGAGGCCGTGTCATCCACCATCTCGCCAACCGCATCGGCGACGATCGAAACGCAGTGCTGTTGGTGGGGTTCCAGGCTCCGGGCACCCGAGGCGAGGCCCTGGTGCAGGGGGCTTCCAAGATCAAGATGTTCGGGCGCTATTTCGGTGTCAGGGCCCAGGTCGCGTCGGTCGACCTGTCGGCGCACGCCGACCGCAGCGAGTTGCTCGATTGGCTCGGCACGGCGGCCGGCACGCCCCAGATGGTGTTCGTGAACCACGGCGAGCCAGCGGCGTCGCAGGCGCTGGCCGACGCCATCGAGACCACACTCGAGCTCGATGCCGTGGTGGCACGAACCGGCGAGCGCATCCGCATCGACTGA